The following proteins are encoded in a genomic region of Cricetulus griseus strain 17A/GY chromosome 7, alternate assembly CriGri-PICRH-1.0, whole genome shotgun sequence:
- the Gast gene encoding gastrin yields MPRLCLCMAILVLALATFSEASWKSHSHLQDASSGPGTSGGLEPNQLDQLRPASPHRRQLGLQGAQHFITDLSKKQRPWMEEEEEAYGWMDFGRRSAEEGDQRN; encoded by the exons ATGCCTCGACTGTGTCTGTGCATGGCAATCTTAGTGCTGGCTCTGGCTACCTTCTCTGAAGCTTCCTGGAAGTCCCACTCCCATCTACAGGATGCATCCTCTGGACCAGGGACCAGCGGGGGCCTGGAACCGAATCAGCTGGACCAGCTTCGTCCAGCCTCTCCCCATCGAAGGCAGCTGGGGCTCCAGGGTGCTCAACACTTCATAACAG ACCTGTccaagaagcagaggccatggatggaggaagaagaagaggcttATGGATGGATGGACTTTGGCCGCCGCAGTGCTGAGGAAGGGGACCAGCGTAACTAG